In Chryseobacterium sp. C-71, the genomic window CTAACCAATAGTCTTGTGATGCAAAATATAAAATATGCTCAAATCCATTTTGGTCAATGGTGAAAGCTCTGCAACAGCCAGAATTTATGAAAGTTAAATATCTTGAGGTTTCCCCTTCTTTTACCAGATATTGTTTAGGTTTAAGTTTTTTCTCTGTCAATAACGATATAAAATAGGCCTCTTCTTTTTTGGTAAGCGAAATGTGTCTGGCGATATTTTTAAGAATGATATCTGTATTCATTTTAAAGGCGAGAATTTGTGTTTTTAATGTAAATTTTCTTTTATAACAGAAAGCAAATCTGCAAGATTATTTTTATTGCTTGTGAAAATTTTTTGTTGAGTGTTTTTTTTCAATTCTTTGGAAGTTGTATTTCCAATTGAGAAAATTTTTGAATGATTTAAAGGATTATTTTTCAAAAAACTACGGACTCCACTCGGACTGAAAAACACAATTGCATCATACTTTTCCGAAATTTTGGGATGGAGTTCTTCTGTCTTATAAACAGTGACTTTTTTGTAGTTAATATTTTGCAGCGGAAGCTTTTTGTCGAGCACATCAATGGCCAGGTTTCCACAAAAATGAATAAATTTTTCGTGAACGCAGTTGTCAATAATAAATTTGGAAAGCGTTTCAGCATTTTTTAAAACTTTAAAAGTCCCGAAGCCGTTTTTTCTGATTTCTCTTTTTGTTTTCTCGCCGACGCAGTAGATTTTATTGTAGTTTTTTGCGGCAAAATCTTCGTTTGGTTTAAATTGATTCTCAAAAAAAGATTTCACACCATTTGAACTTGTGAAAATCAGCGAGTAATTTTTTAAATCAAATACTTCAACATTTAAATTTTCTATCCGAATGACCTCAACACATTCAGCCGAAATGTCGTTTCCTAATTCTTTCGAAAGCAATTCGGAATCGATGTTTTTGGTAAATAAAATGTTCATTTTCTAAATCTTACATTTAAATAAGAATATAATTTTTAACGCAAAGGATGCTAAGATTTTTTTTTACTACTAACTGTTTTTAAGTTCGCTGAGGCGTTTCACTTAGCCAAGCACGCAAAGTTTTTGTCTTATTAATTACTTGGTTTGTCTTTTAGTTTTAAATCTGCAACCTGAAGTCTTACTTTGCTCATGAAATCTTTTCCAGGATCTTCTTTTCCGGTGAAATATTTAGGATCAGATTCTTTCCAGAGCTTAGAGTTTCTGAAAACTCCGTACTCCGAATGACCGATTAAATATTCGATCTTATATTTTTTAGTTAAATATCTTACTAGCTGAGCATTTGCAGAAACTTGCTTTTCTGTGAGCGGCTGTTTTTTACTTCCTATATTTTCAACTCCGATGGCGCAATAATTTAAACCAATGGTGTGTCTGGCAAATATATTCGGTTCCATCAGCTGATAAATTACTCCGTCTCGGTCAACAATGTATTGTGAAGAAACATTTAATGTACTTTGTTTTTTTAAAGTGTTTCTAGCGCTTTCGAGATGGGTATTGTTGAAGTATTTAAAATTACTTTCCACTGTTCCGCCAGCCGTGTAGTGCAAAACAATCATTTTAGGAATAATCGTTGGTGTTTTTTGAGTCAAGCCGTGATGATCTTTCAAATATTCTAAACTGAGCCGAATTCTCTCCTCAGAATAATTGATAGGTTTATTGACTATTTTAAACTCACTTTGTTGTGCAGGAGAGAAATTTAATATCAATAAAAATAGAAAGCAAATCAGGTTTTTCATGAATATTTATTTCTGATATTGATAATGTCCTGTAATAGTAAATTTAAACAAACAATCCTCAATAACCTGTCCGCCACCGATGTTGTGAACAATTAGATACCTTTTTCCATCCGCCGATTTTTTATTGACTACAATTCCGATGTGTGTCAAATTTCCGGGTAGAAGCCATGTTACAATATCGCCGGGAACATACAGTACAGGATTGGTTTCGATAGATTTTGACTTCCCGAATTTGGCAAAGAAAACCATCAGGTTTGGAACTCTTCTGTGGTCAATATTGGTGTCAGGCTTTTTCAAGCCGAACTTTTTAGGATATTTAGAAAAATTCATCTTCATATCTTCATGCACTTCTTTCTGTAGATCAATTCCGAGTTTTCTGTACGCTCTGATGATAACATCCGTACACACTCCTTTATCAGCAGCGACATCACCATTTGGATATTTGATTGAGTAATAAGCGGGATCGTAAGTAACTCGGTTTTTTGTTAAACTCAAGGCTGCATCAGATAATTTTTG contains:
- a CDS encoding uroporphyrinogen-III synthase, translated to MNILFTKNIDSELLSKELGNDISAECVEVIRIENLNVEVFDLKNYSLIFTSSNGVKSFFENQFKPNEDFAAKNYNKIYCVGEKTKREIRKNGFGTFKVLKNAETLSKFIIDNCVHEKFIHFCGNLAIDVLDKKLPLQNINYKKVTVYKTEELHPKISEKYDAIVFFSPSGVRSFLKNNPLNHSKIFSIGNTTSKELKKNTQQKIFTSNKNNLADLLSVIKENLH
- a CDS encoding DUF1287 domain-containing protein; translation: MKKYFSIILFLFFVFTANAQNQFAQKLSDAALSLTKNRVTYDPAYYSIKYPNGDVAADKGVCTDVIIRAYRKLGIDLQKEVHEDMKMNFSKYPKKFGLKKPDTNIDHRRVPNLMVFFAKFGKSKSIETNPVLYVPGDIVTWLLPGNLTHIGIVVNKKSADGKRYLIVHNIGGGQVIEDCLFKFTITGHYQYQK
- a CDS encoding peptidoglycan recognition family protein; the protein is MKNLICFLFLLILNFSPAQQSEFKIVNKPINYSEERIRLSLEYLKDHHGLTQKTPTIIPKMIVLHYTAGGTVESNFKYFNNTHLESARNTLKKQSTLNVSSQYIVDRDGVIYQLMEPNIFARHTIGLNYCAIGVENIGSKKQPLTEKQVSANAQLVRYLTKKYKIEYLIGHSEYGVFRNSKLWKESDPKYFTGKEDPGKDFMSKVRLQVADLKLKDKPSN